A segment of the Pseudodesulfovibrio profundus genome:
CCAAAAACTCTGGCCAGAATACCCTCGCGCCCGGCCTTGGACTTCACGGGCTATGTGGATGGCGCTTTTCCCTTTCATAAAACCAATAACTTGCGCCACCGAATACTTGGGCGGTATGGCAATGTATATGTGCACATGATCCTTGCACAAATGCCCTTCCATTATCTCACTTTCTCGCTGTCTTGCCAGCTTATGGAAGACTTCTCCCAAGTACGTCCGAATTCTACCAAACAGAATCTTACGGCGACATTTCGGTATCCAAACGATGTGATACTTGCAGTCCCACCGAGTGTGACATAGGCTTGAATTGCACTTCATTTAAAGCCTCTCCTGTGCTCACTCTGAGCAGCTCACCAGGGGAGGCTTTAAACTATTCCCGCAAAAGTCAAACTTTACTGGTCCCCCAGCAAAGCTGGGGGGTTTCTCATCGGACTAACAGGTTCATTCCAGCAAGTTCAATGACCGAAGCCCATTGTTCATCGCGGCCATGACAAAACGCTCTGCCCAACCAGACGGAGACCCAGGACAGGACACAGAGGCCCAAGCGTATCGGCCAGGAAATGCGGTCGAACAGGGGGAGGCCCCCCATGCGCCAGAAGATGTACCCAACCATTAGGGTTCATCCGGCTAAAGCGTACTTCGCTTCGTGAATTCCCATGATCCTGAGCTTGAAGAACTCGGTATCCCGATATCCGTAGGCTTGTCGTTTCAGCGTCTTGATCTTGTTGTTGGTTCCCTCGATTGGGCCTGATGAGATGGGATGGTCGTAATAGGCAAGAATGCCGAAACGATACGAGGCAAGCGTCCTCGCCATGATCTGCAAAGGGCGTATCTCCGAGGCTTCGGCTCTGGCGATCCAGTCGTTGATGACTTTCTCTGCCGTCGCCTTGTTCGGCTGGGACCAGAGTTGCCGCAAATCCTCTTTCAGATAGTAGGCTGTCGCCAGAGGTTTGTTCAGCCGCAACGCTTCATCCAAGCGCTCCTTTTCATCACGGCTTTCATCCAGATTTTCGGGGTTTTTCAGAAGAATCCATCGAGTTCCTTTGACCGCTTTCCTTTCAAGTGGCGAGGTGAGTTCCCGAAAGAGCTGGCGGCGGATCTGCGTGATTTTCTCGTTCATCAGCTTGACCACATGAAACCGGTCAAACACGATAGCCGCATTCGGCAAGTTCTCCATGACAGCGCTGATGTAGCCTGCGTTCATGTCCGTCGCCACAGCCGCAATCTTGGCTTTTGTCTTCTTGAGACGTTCCCAAAACGGGGTAAGCGTTTCTCGACTTCGTCCTTCACCAACAAAGACGACTGCGCCACTTTCGAGGTCCATGACCAGCGTGAGGTACTTTTGCCCTTTACGGACGCTGATTTCGTCGATGGCGATATACTTGATCTTTCCCAGGCTGGGACTTGAGAAACGGCGAAACAGATAGCGCTTGAAGATTGATTTGATGGTGTCCCAACCGACGCCCAGCAGATCGGCAACATCCTGAATCGTCATCTTTTTTGCCAAGGCGAGAGCATATCGCTCAAAGGCTTTCGTATACCAGCGCCTGGACTCGGCGATCTGAATGTCGATCAAACGAATGACGCCGCAATTGCGACATCCTACCCGTTGGACGGGAATGACCAGCCAGACGGGCTTGAAACCGATGGGCACAGTCTGAACCCATCTTTCGGCAAAGCCGTGGCGAATGATGTTTCTGGAATGGCAGCAAGGACAACGAATCAAGTCATCCTTGGGCTGCACTTTCAGGATGATGTTGCCTGCGATGAAATCCTGCCGAACGTAGTCGTAGCCTCGCAGGCCGAACGCGTGGTAGATGAAACTCGTGGACATGGTGATTACTCCTCCCGCTGGTTGGTGATGCTTCCAACGGTTGGACGCCATGTCCTTTCATTTTGTCAAAAGTACGCTTTAGCCGGATGAACCACCATTAGGGCAGCCGCAGTCAGAAGGATAGTTCCGAACATGTGACCTGATTACCACAGTAAGGGAATAATGCCACCGCCTAGTTGTTTCTAAATTTTTATGATCATCCAGCTAAAGCGTACTTCGACTCATGAATGTCCTTTCATTTTGCCAAAAGTACTCTTGAGCCGGATGAACCCTATAACAGGCTTTCCGGGCATTTTGCCCTTAGATGATAATTTTGGCTGGCATTTCGGGGTATCGAGCGGTATATAAGTAGACATCCGCAGGCCATGGACCCTCATTGCAGGTTAACAACTTGCGGACAGGACGGGGATCGAAGGAGAGTAGGTAAGCTATCGAGTACATCGTAGCGATCGAACTCCTCAAAGGTTGTGCTTATGCCTTCGGCATCTGGGCAACCTCGGAGTTCCTTAAATCCCTCAACGAAGAAGACGACTAGCACTTAGCTAACCGCCTTCCTCAAAAGCGACACGGCTCCGCCTGTGTTGCCACAGCGGAGCCAGTCAAAAGCCTTATGGTTATGGCGGGGTCCACTGGTCAAGCTTGATTCCCGCTCCGGGGGCGATGGTGCTACCAACACCGTCGCCCTTTCCTTATTAGCTAAGCACTATTGACAGAGGTGTCAACAAGACTATCTTGGCGTAATAGTTGGATTTTTAAAAGTCTAGATAATAACAAGAGAGGGAGTAGGCTCGCGCCTAGCTAAGCATCGCTAAAGCTAGGCGCGAGCCTACTCCCTCTCTTGAAGTTTGTCAAGGGCATGAAAATACGGTTTCTATACGGTATCTGTACTGTTCCCATACGGTTTAGATAGGGTTTGCATAGGGCATAGGCAAGAAAGGCGTCTTAGCAGGGGCTACCGGGGGTCAAGGAGGGCAGCGCTATTAGGGGTCACCGGAGCGAAGCGCAGGGGAGGGATAAAAGCGCTGGCCAGCGAAGCGATCCTTGACGCCTGGTCGACCCGATCTATGCTCGATGGAGGGCGGCAGCCCCCACAGCGAAGCGCCAGCAGCAACAGGGGCTGCCCCCTTGCCACGCGGCGAGCTGCCCCCGGAGGGGCCCGCCGGAGGCCTTAAAAGGGAAAGCCCCCTGACCAGGTTGGACAGAGGACTTTCAACTTTACTGGACTAAGTGTTTAGGCGAAAGCGGGAATACCGCAGGCCTCATCAATGTTGGCGTCTTTGTCTACCAGACACATGACCAGGCGCTTATCGACGGCGCTTGCCGCCTTTTCCAAAGTCTGAACGGTGACAGACGTATTTCCAGCGTCGAGGAGTCGATCCAATGCAGATCTGCTTGTGTGCATCTTTTTGGCCATGGCCGTCTTGGAGATATTCTGTTCTTCCATGGCCTGCGAAACTTGCCAAGCAATAACTCTTTTGACCGCTGCCCTCGTAACTTCTTCGTAGATTCCTTCCTCAATCAGGAAGTCATCGAACGATGAGCCTATGTGCTTGTCGCTCATGGGTTCCTCCTTTGTTATTTCTTCAAAACTTCTTTCATGCGTTTTTTAGCCAGATCTAGGTCTTGCTTCGGCGTCTTGTTACTCGTCTTCATGATGCCATGGAGCAAGATCATAAGTTTGTCTTTCACGCAAAAAAAGACTCTGGCCCATTTATCAGCAACTTCGGTTCGGACTTCATTCAGGCCCCCGCCAAGGATCCTGCATGTCGGCATACCAATTGGCCAGCCGAATTCTGTGGTTTTGATGTCATCACCGATTGCCTTTTTTTCTATTGCTGGCAGCGATTTGAGCCAATCACGCACTGGCTCATTGCCTCTGGCAGTTTTATAAAATTTGGCGGTAATTTTTTTCATTCAGTTTCCTTTTTTGTTTCTCTTACAGAGATAGTACCTATTCTGGTACATTTGTCAACGGCAAAAGAAGGGTCAAAGAAGTACAGGCGGCAGCAGCTCGGAAATGTCTGAATTTCTGCCTGTAAAGGGTCAAAATCGTGAAAACTCCGTTTTGTCACGTCATTGTCTCTTGAGCTCGAAAAATGTGTCAGAGACGAAATTTGAGAGAAATACGGCTATTCGAGATTCCAGCATTTCTTAGCGGGGGTCCTGGGGGTCGCAGACCCCAGGAATGCGGAGCGCGAAGCGCGGCTCTCCGACCGGCCCGAAGGGGTGAGAGGTCGGCCACCTGGTCAAGATCGCACTAAGTCTCGCCGCGTGGTTGTTTTAACAGCTTCGACAGAATCGACACTCGCGCCCTCAAGGTTTCTTTGGTTTTGGTTTTTGTATGTGCCGAAGGCCATTTCCATATCGCGCCTTCGGCGCATCCTTCATTGCCTTTCGTTTGGGTGGAGGAGGAGCCGCAGGCGACGGGGGGCTTGGCCGCAAGGCCAAGGGGCCTGCCTTTACGCGCGTAAGCGCGGCCAGGATTGGCCATATTTCGCTCTTCTTA
Coding sequences within it:
- a CDS encoding helix-turn-helix domain-containing protein yields the protein MSDKHIGSSFDDFLIEEGIYEEVTRAAVKRVIAWQVSQAMEEQNISKTAMAKKMHTSRSALDRLLDAGNTSVTVQTLEKAASAVDKRLVMCLVDKDANIDEACGIPAFA
- the tnpA gene encoding IS200/IS605 family transposase, translating into MKCNSSLCHTRWDCKYHIVWIPKCRRKILFGRIRTYLGEVFHKLARQRESEIMEGHLCKDHVHIYIAIPPKYSVAQVIGFMKGKSAIHIAREVQGRARGYSGQSFWARGYFVSTVGRDEKVIREYIRKQEQEDKRIEQLKFRL
- a CDS encoding ISL3 family transposase is translated as MSTSFIYHAFGLRGYDYVRQDFIAGNIILKVQPKDDLIRCPCCHSRNIIRHGFAERWVQTVPIGFKPVWLVIPVQRVGCRNCGVIRLIDIQIAESRRWYTKAFERYALALAKKMTIQDVADLLGVGWDTIKSIFKRYLFRRFSSPSLGKIKYIAIDEISVRKGQKYLTLVMDLESGAVVFVGEGRSRETLTPFWERLKKTKAKIAAVATDMNAGYISAVMENLPNAAIVFDRFHVVKLMNEKITQIRRQLFRELTSPLERKAVKGTRWILLKNPENLDESRDEKERLDEALRLNKPLATAYYLKEDLRQLWSQPNKATAEKVINDWIARAEASEIRPLQIMARTLASYRFGILAYYDHPISSGPIEGTNNKIKTLKRQAYGYRDTEFFKLRIMGIHEAKYALAG
- a CDS encoding type II toxin-antitoxin system RelE/ParE family toxin, producing MKKITAKFYKTARGNEPVRDWLKSLPAIEKKAIGDDIKTTEFGWPIGMPTCRILGGGLNEVRTEVADKWARVFFCVKDKLMILLHGIMKTSNKTPKQDLDLAKKRMKEVLKK